In Nicotiana tabacum cultivar K326 chromosome 11, ASM71507v2, whole genome shotgun sequence, a single window of DNA contains:
- the LOC107787534 gene encoding F-box protein At3g07870-like: MALECFTWTTELLGSLFPAIWKGEEEITETFERLPDCLIIDILSRLPTYSLLRCRWVCRHWRALVSSHDYFITLYDDLSRASRPLILLQDYLTIKHGQDLYVVGENLNNKKKVAFKQLYLRPELMINKYWDHQLVLTYSCQGVLLFGDLKWQSTYYAFNPITQEEVAVQHTLHPGYLCALYFCPYTRQFRLLYAQVRGSCCQYFVYIFRKWTWRKIRSSSSFNFLSSGDTPAVVSGALHWIMDHDLEKKDIPPCANGIMVFRMDKEELSTIPHPGSMCNSKRRHRTMTLLVKDDSLCFCNLLISNYVVDIWILKVYEMRIWIKRYNIDLCDERIFPFSLYFMEISSLTSDICGRIKLLNIQEGELLLHLLGQGLFLYNLDHRTVKRIELPPRQSGWGLWYTPMPYMKSFLAIA; encoded by the coding sequence ATGGCACTGGAATGCTTCACATGGACTACAGAACTGTTGGGTTCACTATTTCCTGCAATATGGAAAGGTGAAGAAGAAATTACTGAAACTTTCGAACGTTTGCCTGATTGTCTCATCATTGATATTCTAAGTAGACTTCCAACATATTCTCTTCTTAGATGTAGATGGGTTTGTAGGCATTGGAGAGCTTTGGTCTCATCACATGACTATTTTATCACCTTATATGATGATCTCAGTAGAGCTAGTAGACCCCTGATTCTCTTACAGGATTATTTGACTATCAAGCACGGGCAAGATCTTTAtgttgttggtgaaaaccttaaTAATAAGAAGAAGGTCGCCTTCAAGCAACTATATCTCAGACCTGAGCTTATGATTAATAAATATTGGGATCACCAACTTGTTCTTACGTACTCTTGTCAAGGAGTTCTTCTGTTTGGTGACTTGAAGTGGCAGTCTACTTATTATGCTTTTAACCCGATAACACAAGAAGAAGTAGCTGTACAACATACACTTCACCCCGGCTACTTATGTGCGCTTTATTTTTGTCCATACACAAGACAATTCAGGCTTCTTTATGCCCAAGTACGAGGCAGTTGTTGtcagtattttgtatatatttttaggaagtggACATGGAGGAAAATTCGCTCGTCCTCCTCTTTCAACTTTTTGTCATCTGGTGACACTCCAGCAGTTGTGAGTGGAGCATTGCATTGGATCATGGACCACGATTTAGAAAAGAAAGATATTCCTCCTTGTGCAAACGGAATCATGGTTTTCAGAATGGATAAGGAAGAACTCTCTACTATCCCTCATCCTGGAAGCATGTGCAACTCAAAGCGAAGGCATCGAACTATGACTCTTTTGGTGAAGGATGATAGTTTGTGTTTCTGTAACTTGCTTATCTCTAACTATGTAGTGGATATATGGATCTTGAAGGTCTATGAAATGCGTATATGGATCAAAAGGTACAATATTGATCTCTGTGATGAGAGAATTTTCCCTTTTAGTTTGTATTTCATGGAAATTTCATCCCTTACCAGCGACATTTGTGGGCGGATAAAGCTTTTGAACATCCAAGAAGGTGAACTTTTGCTTCACTTGCTGGGTCAAGGGTTATTTCTTTATAATTTAGATCATAGAACAGTGAAGAGAATTGAATTGCCGCCACGCCAGAGCGGATGGGGACTGTGGTATACTCCTATGCCTTATATGAAGAGTTTCTTAGCAATAGCCTAA